The Methanofastidiosum sp. DNA segment ACCTGCATAACGCAGTACATTTCTTTCCTTTCAATGAATCTAACTTCATATTTTTGATTATCAATAAGATAGGAATCTTTTTCTATTTTATCAATTTCTTCTATTGGGTATATTGTCCTAATACTTACCCCCTCTTTCATATCAGAAAATATGTCAAGTATATCCTTTGAAATTCTGGAGAAAATACCTAGATGCTCAATTCTTGACCCTTTTACATTTTTTGAAATGAAAGGAAAAACATCAAGAGATGTGATACGATTTAATTTATTGTTTTGCCAGGTTAAGAAATCTCTAACAAAACAATTTGGAATTTTTTCTATATTGTGCTTTTCGATAAATTCAGAATAGTTCTCTACGTTAGTTTCAAGATCCTGAAGATTTTTAATCTGAGATTTGTAAATCTGTCCCTGTTTTGAGAGGTAGAACTGAGTTCCATCCTTTACTGCAAGTTTTTTTTCAACAAAAAGATTCAGTTGTGTTGAAACATCTTGCCACCTCATCTCTAGTTTTTTTGCAATATCTAGACTTTTTTGAGGATTTGTAAGGGATAATTCATCTAATATGTCCATTCTTTTCTGACTATTAAGGATAAAGTTCCAAAGTTCCATTAAAAATCCTCTCTTAATTTAATGTGTTAATGTAAAAATAGAAGATTTTACATTATTTAAAGGTATTGCATGATTATATTTGTTAAATTATTTATTTTCCTTTATAATTAATTATTTGATTTAATAAATAATTATAATTATAATAGTATTATAATTTTAGTCAAAAATTCTTACTATAAACGAAATATTTATAAATATTAGAGTCTTGAATAATTCGTGATTTAAAATGTTTGGAATTTCAGATCCATGGGTGTGGTCAGCATACCTGTTGACCCTTTTGTCCACTCTACTATGTGTGGGGTGGTCGGTAATCAAATTAAAGGAGAATAATGGGTGAGATTATGGAAAATACAGCTATATCAATTATTGTAATATTTTGTTATCTTGTTGTTACTGGTTTTCTTGCCCACAAAGGTTGGAAACAAACAAAAAATAAAGAAGATTTCATGCTTGGGGGAAGGAAGGTTCATCCCTACATTATTGCAATATCTTATGGGGCTACCTTCATCAGTACTTCTGCAATAGTTGGATTTGGCGGTTCTGCATCTATGTTTGGCATGGGGCTGCTATGGCTTACATTCATGAACATATTTGTTGGAATCTTCCTAGCATTCGTA contains these protein-coding regions:
- a CDS encoding sodium:solute symporter family protein; its protein translation is MENTAISIIVIFCYLVVTGFLAHKGWKQTKNKEDFMLGGRKVHPYIIAISYGATFISTSAIVGFGGSASMFGMGLLWLTFMNIFVGIFLAFVVWGNRARHVGQNLGALTFPEIVGKRFNCRFLQGSFGLLITIFMPLYASVVIVGAARMIESTFNLNFNLALIVMTGIVAGYVLFGGLLAVLY